TGCTCAAATTGTTCCGGCAACGACTCCTTGACGTACATTGCGGAGTCATCGATCAGATTTCTGGATGGTCCGATGTGAGCGCTGTGGGCGGCGGTTGGGGTGCGCGGCACAGGCGGAAtagaagaggaggaagagcGCGAAGAACAAAGCGAAGGTGGGCGCGGAACCTGCGCAGGGTACCCTGCGGGACCTTTATAACCGAGAAATGGAGGAAGCATTGGTTCTAGACTTCCGGGAGAGGCTGTTGCGGTTTGAACAAGCAAGTCTAGTCTGCTGTGAGGGTAAGAAATACTGGATGGTAGTCCAATAGAAGCCTCGTGCGAGATTGCCGCAGCGCCCGAAAGTTCAGCGCCAGCGGGTGCGGGGGAGTCTGCGCTGATGCCTGCGCCGACGCATGCGCCGACGCTCGTGCTGCGCGAGCCCATGGCGCTCGACACGGACTTGAGGCGTGGAAGCCGGATGCCATGCGCTCTGAAGAACGGGTGGCCGCCCAAGGATTCTGACGAATCAGAGCCAAAGCTGCGCTCAGAAGATGTCGGCGCAGAAGTTGTGacggatgatgaagaaggaaatgcGTCAGGCGGCTGGAGTTCGTGCGGTCGGTAGCGCATGGCGGGCGGCGGCGCATGGCGCTGCAAAGAGCGTACCGCCTCGGACGCGGCCCTAGCAGCCGCCGCAGAGCTTACGGGTGCGCGCTTCTGCGGGAAAAACGACGGCCCCGGAGAAAACGGCTGAAACCCAAATGGTCTCGTGGTAGCATATGTGGTTGGAATGTTGGTGTTTAACCGAAGAGAGTAAAAAGACAGATCCGTGACTGGAGAGTCGGATCGAATGTAATTAGGGGTGCACATGATAATTGTGGATGTTTTGAATTTCAATTgcaaatataataattaaatttTGTTAGCGGTGCTTTGGTGGTTTCACGTGGTGTAAGGTGCCGCACTTTTCTATGTGAGGGTTGTACTTGTGCTTGTTTTGGTATCCcccgcttttttttttctcgagaaaataaaagggagaaaaaaaaatttaatttatcGTAGTTTTTCCGCGACGGAGTTCGGAAGAAGATTTGGGatggaaaggaaaaagacaaGTCGTAAGATCAGAATCTAGCCGATTAGTGCTAGAAGCCCGGAGTATAGTGAATATCGCAGCTTTCCTGCTGATATTACCGATAACGAAGTAGTGATGAACGTTCTAATAAGCAAACCAAGATTTCTGCAGTGTACAAGAGCCCAAGAAATCCAAACGCTTCGAAGTATATTTTagagttcaaaaaaaaaaaaggagaggAAATGAGAGGAATACGAAGATTTAAGAAAACGGTGTATTTAAGTAATAAGTAATGTCATATTTTCACAATCCATTTCGAATATAATGGAGATTGATTAGAGTCGGAAACAacgagagaaaaaaataaaaaaaaatatccaaGGATCAAAGCTCCGTTTTTCTCGAATGCCTATTGGCAAAAATAATCTTGAAGGGCTTGTACATTGTTCCAGCACAATGCAAAATTTGAACAATGGATGAATGAGCGCCGTCAGGGTGCATTAACCGGCAAAGAAAATAGGTGGGTGCAGGCGAGGATGggatttaaatttttttgccttgTTTTCATGTCAGACgattgaaaaagaggagGTTGGTCCGCGGGCGGCTCCGGCCGCTAGTACCCGCACTACGGGGAGCGCTTACTGCGCGTACCCGGCGTGGCGCAGGCGCCGCCAGTGTGCGCTAGCCGGATCTCCGACTCTAAAGGTGGCGGAAAAAATGTCACAAACGACTTTTTGTTGTATGCGCTCGTATTCGTGGATAAAGTTCATACCAATGTATAGCCTGTGAGTGGTGTCATTGTATCAAAGGGCATGAACATGTCCCAAAAATAGTATGTGAAGCTTGAGGTGCGAGAAGATGCGGTGCGCTGGACAAGGCACCATAGGCCGCGCTGGCGGTTTGCGCTAACGGGCAAAGTGCGccaaagaaatgaaacaacgaaaaaagtaataaaaaaggtaaaaaaagaaaagaggacgacagaaaaaaaatcaagaaaacctttttctttgttttcggTTTGATACATGTCGGACCCAAACTCCTCCGAACTGTGATTCGGAGTATCATAGTGGATCTCTGTGCACTCAAATAGATGGGAAAAAATGCAGTATATCGGCCGGAAGAACTTTGAGGGATTGACACATGGAGTACTGAACCTGAAGATATGtatttctttaaaaaaggaagaaaggaaaacaGAGTATTTTGTGAAAATGTAAATGAACCCATGTTTGAATTCTTGAGATTTTTGAATCGCTCTATTGTCTGGCTCCCCCACGTTAAATTAGTAACTCCACTTTTTACAtgttaaattttttctgctcGCGATTCGTATCCGTTGCGATTTGTACTCCGAAAATCCGCTGGTAGTGAGACATTAAAATTTTCCACTTTGTAGAAAAGCCCGCGCTTATTGTTCAAACGCATATTCCTCTATTCTATCTTAGCtttatttcaaataatttatgTACAcgttttaatttttgacAGGGCTTGCTGGCTCAGAAGCATCATAGTGAACATGCCCGGCAgttattgttttttttaattaataAAGACCGGGTAAATCTTATCAGGTAGCGGCTAATCGTGTTGTGATATCCGTGGAGAGAGTCATTGCCGAATAAACGCACATTGTATTTGCACTTCAATTTGAATTCGCTTTTGATTGCGATTGGTGCAATGGATCATGTCATTACTTTTCAATTACATTTTGATGATACAATTTCCTTGCTTTCATGTATCTTTACCATGGTAAGCACTACATCCTGTAAATACAGTAATTATACCGATTTCTACCCGCGTTTACATATTCTTAACAGTATGAGTTTTTTTGCGttattttttgtgattCTCGGAGTAAGAAGatctaaatatttttccctTATGCATTCGCTCTCTTTAACCCTATAGGTCGAATCTCCGATCATGCGGACTCGGATTCTTCCGATTTTACCCGATAGTGTACGGGATGACTTTTCGTGcgaatattttttgaattgtAGTTGGACATGAaggatttgaagaattATAATTGGAGGAAAGCATCATTCTACAGTTGCTTAGGGTTATATTTATGAATGGTGCAGTATAAGGTCACAAGATGGAAAGTATGACATGACAGAGTAGGGGAGTGGATagaaggaagatgatgagtGACGTAATAATATATGTAAAAGAGAGTGTAAGTCAGGTAAAGGTATAGAATTATGTGAGAGTGGAAGTGGGATGGACATTTTAAGGTCAACACAGAGGTAAATAGTAGATATTGCCAATTCTGACATCGTAACATAGAATACTGAATAAATCATAATGTAAGCAAAACCAAGATGCCACTAAGGACATATTTAGGATAAGCAAGACGAGTTTGGccgaaaaggaagaagatatggaaaatattaaagTCAGCAGATTAGTGAGCGAGTAAGTAGAAAAGCACGGCAGTGTAATTAAATGGCTAGGTATATATTAAGTACATTACATTAAGTACAGTACATTAGGTATAGTACCTTAAGAGTATTTCAAAAgtgaattgaaaaaagtaCATTACTGTAAATGCATTAACAAACCGAAACAGAGATGCGAACGACATGCATCCAGTTGAAAGATACTACAAGCCACATAGAAATAATCAAAGCATGTCAGAAGGACATtataaataaagatatGTCATCAGATATGagaaagaatatcaaaCATAAGTAAGAACATCGAACCTCAGAAATTATACCAGATAAGATGGCAGATAAGATGGCAGATAAGATGGCAGATAAGATGGCAGATAAGATACCAGATAGGATACCAGATAGGATACCAGTGTTTCAGAAAGAACGCATCAAAAGAATGAACATACTCCTACAACAACTAAAGCATACTATATTAAACTAAAAAGCACGACCACATTACAACCTGCCCAGCACCTATTTCTGCTGCTTCAAGAACCACTCGTGCAgtttctgctgctgcctcCACTGCTTGGCAAGCTTCTTACGAGCACTCTTGCTAAGCTCTTCACCCTTCTTATTCTTGACAGGGATCCCATCATCATCCCAGGCACTGTATTGGCTCTCAAAAGCACGCGTACGGAACATTTTCACAGGATCAACGCTCGCTTTCTCGAGCTTTTCGCGCATCTTCTGCTCGTTGATGCTTTTCTGGGCCTGCTTAcgctttctcttctcctcaagttgctgctgcttctccttctgctGCTCCACCAACTCGTCACGCTCCTTGTCGCTCACAAATTTGATCAATGCACCCTGGCCCTGCGTGCGATCATCAAGAACTACATTCAACGGAAGCAACTGCTCGTCCCGGAGCTTGTCGCAGGCCTCAAGGAGGGATCCAAGACCCTTTTTCTCGATCGCAGTTTGCCGGACGAGGTCCCTGAACCGTGATAAAACCTGCAAGTAAGGCATTGCGACCGCCTCAGCAGACACAGCCTGGCTTTGACCGGATACCTGGCCGCTGGAGCCGGTTCCGGCGGCATTTCCGGTGCTGAAGGTGGCATTTCCGTCCTCAACCCAGCCCAAACCGTCTTGCCGGACGGGAAATCCAAACACCCTGACCATTTTAGTGAGGTAGAGAGACACCTGGGCAAGCAAATCGACCCGGAGATCCACCCCCGCACCGCTAACGTAGCTGTTTGCCCTGGTCACGAGGTCTGCCAGCTCCCGGAGGGCAACTGGGGTGGCAAGGTTGTCGCACAAAGCCGCGTGCACAGCCTTCTTGCACTCCTGCAAGTCTGCAAAGAGCCTCTTTTCCGGCGCATTGAACTTCTTGCCGATGAGCTCCCCAGCAGCAAGCCGAGCCTGGTTATCCAACTGCAAGGCCCGAACCTTCTGGAAAAACTTGCTGAACGCGGACTCCAGCGACCGGGCCTCGGCCAAAAGACTGTCCTTGAAGTCTAGCGGGTTGTTCCACTGGACCAACGCGAAACAGAGCCGGAGTTCACGACACGTGTACTTCTTCAACGCGTCACCAATCGTGATGAAGTTCTTCAACGACTTCGACATCTTCTGGCCCTCGATGTGTAGGTGGCCCGTGTGCAAAAAGTAGTTCACCCACTGCCTACAGTCGAAATAGGCCTCGGACTGGGCCGATTCGTTGTCGTGGTGCGGGAATGCAAGGTCAATTCCGCCCGAGTGGATGTCCATGTGCTGCCCAAAGAAGTCCGACGACATCACAGAG
This region of Brettanomyces bruxellensis chromosome 4, complete sequence genomic DNA includes:
- a CDS encoding uncharacterized protein (BUSCO:EOG092611G7); the encoded protein is MSEKAGQKQTFWVKPKTETPADEPVLKLYNTLTHSKVEFVPIKPHEVKWYSCGPTVYNVSHMGHARNYVTIDINRRILQDYFNYDVTFVQNVTDIDDKIILKAREEYLLKNYIEKQSGKITKEYVEKVKEGLGKYIAKNLPDYKGPALDYGAFRKWAEQLDMKQLKISRPKVPMHVKSCLGAFSAVESANSGKADAEVDGEQFKVFVDATRDVVMPLLDAELGSTVTDPAIFRNCAAFWERKFDEDMSRLNVMPPTVITRVSEYIPEIVDFVARIVKNGYGYATKDGSVYFNTAKFDAAENHTYAKNQPWSKHDLALIEDAEGSLSLGHPESKLNASDFALWKASKPGEPAWESPWGKGRPGWHIECSVMSSDFFGQHMDIHSGGIDLAFPHHDNESAQSEAYFDCRQWVNYFLHTGHLHIEGQKMSKSLKNFITIGDALKKYTCRELRLCFALVQWNNPLDFKDSLLAEARSLESAFSKFFQKVRALQLDNQARLAAGELIGKKFNAPEKRLFADLQECKKAVHAALCDNLATPVALRELADLVTRANSYVSGAGVDLRVDLLAQVSLYLTKMVRVFGFPVRQDGLGWVEDGNATFSTGNAAGTGSSGQVSGQSQAVSAEAVAMPYLQVLSRFRDLVRQTAIEKKGLGSLLEACDKLRDEQLLPLNVVLDDRTQGQGALIKFVSDKERDELVEQQKEKQQQLEEKRKRKQAQKSINEQKMREKLEKASVDPVKMFRTRAFESQYSAWDDDGIPVKNKKGEELSKSARKKLAKQWRQQQKLHEWFLKQQK